The following are from one region of the Segatella oris genome:
- a CDS encoding LptE family protein, whose amino-acid sequence MKKLKYILAVSLLILISSCAFKGYKFNGASIDYSKTKTIQIADFPIRSSYVWGPMGPLFNNRLKDQFADHTKLILVKRNGDIKIEGEITQYNQRNKSVTSNGTSAQTELSMTVNVRITNPKNRPEFIEKQFTSTASYESARSLNSVQEELVTQMIKDIVDQIFNATVANW is encoded by the coding sequence ATGAAGAAACTGAAATACATATTGGCAGTCAGTCTGCTTATACTGATAAGCTCATGTGCCTTCAAAGGCTACAAGTTCAATGGCGCCAGCATCGACTACAGCAAGACAAAGACAATACAGATTGCCGATTTTCCCATTCGTTCCAGCTATGTATGGGGACCTATGGGGCCTCTTTTCAACAACCGATTGAAAGATCAATTTGCCGATCATACGAAACTAATTCTGGTGAAACGCAATGGAGATATAAAGATAGAAGGAGAGATTACGCAATACAACCAGCGCAATAAGTCGGTGACAAGTAATGGAACTTCGGCCCAGACAGAACTCTCTATGACTGTCAATGTGAGGATTACCAATCCCAAAAACCGCCCGGAATTCATCGAGAAACAGTTTACATCGACTGCCAGTTACGAGTCTGCCAGAAGCTTGAATTCCGTTCAAGAGGAACTCGTTACACAGATGATAAAGGATATTGTCGACCAAATTTTCAATGCAACTGTAGCCAATTGGTAA
- a CDS encoding sigma-54 interaction domain-containing protein, giving the protein MNTSELQKIKQRYNIVGNSDGLNRALDIALQVAPTDLSVLVVGESGVGKEIIPRVIHDNSPRRRERYFAINCGSIPEGTIDSELFGHEKGSFTGAIGESEGYFGTANKGTIFLDEVGELPLATQARLLRVLETGEYIRVGGQEIRKTNVRIVAATNVNMRKAVSEGRFREDLFYRLNTIPVQMPPLRDRGEDIVLLFRLFAMQMAEKYHLPKITLTDEAKQLLMQYKWPGNIRQLKNITEQMSVLSEQREINAEALLHFIPKDTESTQLATISKPGEHSYETEREILYKILYELRGNVSDLKRDMNMLKKQLDETRSLSGAQGFQSQSLASPQETALIRGENKNPYGIISTPSQQTQPAAYDVIAEEIREPESLNLNDLGRQMVEKALERNGGNRKKAAQELGISDRTLYRRIKQYGLDKSI; this is encoded by the coding sequence ATGAATACTTCTGAACTGCAAAAAATAAAGCAACGCTACAACATTGTAGGCAATAGTGATGGGCTAAACAGAGCTTTAGACATAGCCCTGCAGGTAGCCCCAACCGACCTATCTGTATTGGTTGTAGGTGAAAGTGGCGTCGGCAAAGAGATTATTCCACGTGTTATTCACGACAATTCTCCCCGCCGTCGCGAGAGATATTTTGCCATTAACTGCGGTTCTATCCCTGAAGGAACGATTGACAGTGAACTGTTTGGCCACGAGAAAGGCTCGTTCACAGGAGCTATTGGAGAAAGCGAAGGCTACTTTGGAACAGCAAATAAGGGTACGATTTTCCTTGATGAAGTGGGCGAACTGCCACTTGCTACACAGGCACGACTGCTCCGTGTGCTCGAAACGGGTGAGTATATTCGTGTTGGAGGACAGGAAATCAGGAAGACAAATGTGCGTATCGTGGCTGCAACAAACGTCAACATGCGCAAGGCTGTCAGTGAAGGCAGGTTTCGTGAAGACCTATTTTACCGTCTGAATACTATTCCCGTGCAGATGCCTCCCTTGCGAGATAGGGGCGAAGACATCGTACTTTTGTTCCGTCTTTTCGCCATGCAGATGGCTGAAAAGTATCATCTTCCAAAGATTACGCTTACAGATGAGGCCAAACAATTACTCATGCAATACAAATGGCCGGGTAATATTCGCCAGTTAAAGAACATCACAGAGCAGATGTCGGTACTCAGTGAACAGCGCGAAATCAATGCAGAAGCCTTGTTACACTTTATTCCAAAGGATACGGAAAGTACGCAGTTGGCCACCATTTCGAAGCCAGGAGAGCACTCTTACGAAACAGAACGCGAGATACTATATAAGATATTGTATGAACTCCGAGGCAATGTCAGCGACTTAAAACGCGACATGAACATGCTGAAAAAGCAGCTTGACGAGACCCGTTCGCTATCCGGTGCACAGGGTTTTCAAAGTCAATCGCTCGCTTCTCCACAGGAAACAGCGCTTATACGCGGTGAGAATAAAAATCCTTATGGTATCATCAGTACACCAAGTCAGCAAACACAACCTGCTGCCTACGATGTTATTGCCGAGGAAATACGTGAACCCGAAAGCTTGAACCTCAATGACTTAGGGCGTCAGATGGTAGAGAAAGCCCTGGAACGCAATGGTGGAAATCGCAAGAAAGCAGCACAGGAATTGGGTATTTCAGACCGTACGCTCTACCGACGTATCAAGCAATACGGATTAGATAAATCTATTTGA
- a CDS encoding lysylphosphatidylglycerol synthase transmembrane domain-containing protein — protein sequence MNKKYQNGFFIFGIVVLGIMITQLDFHQVWEGLCHAGYWFIAVVVLWAFLYIFNTSAWYIIINSQKADKGQKKISFAWLYKITVSGFALNYATPGGLMGGEPYRIMSLSPYIGPERASSSVILYAMTHIFSHFCFWLLSIVIFMLTQPITLLLATLLAVTGAFCLLGIWFFISGYRKGLANRVMKFLGHIPLLKKWAQPFVESHREQLDTIDQQIAALHKQNPKTFVSAVLLELSCRICSALEIFFVLLVLMPNVDFLQCVLILAFTSLFANLLFFIPLQLGGREGGFLMSTTALGISASAGIFVALIVRLRELLWTGIGLLLIKFGKRN from the coding sequence ATGAATAAGAAGTATCAGAACGGATTTTTCATCTTCGGGATTGTCGTTCTCGGCATCATGATTACACAGCTTGATTTCCACCAAGTGTGGGAAGGGCTGTGTCATGCAGGCTATTGGTTCATTGCCGTTGTCGTGCTTTGGGCCTTTCTCTACATCTTCAACACTTCGGCATGGTATATCATTATCAATTCACAGAAAGCCGACAAAGGACAAAAGAAAATATCCTTTGCATGGCTTTATAAGATTACCGTGTCGGGATTTGCCCTCAACTATGCCACTCCCGGCGGTCTGATGGGGGGCGAACCTTACCGTATCATGTCGCTTTCTCCATACATAGGACCGGAGCGTGCATCGTCATCGGTAATCCTTTATGCCATGACTCACATCTTCAGTCATTTCTGTTTTTGGTTGCTTTCGATAGTTATTTTCATGCTCACACAGCCTATAACGCTGCTCTTAGCAACGCTGCTGGCTGTCACAGGTGCCTTCTGTCTATTAGGAATTTGGTTCTTCATATCGGGCTATCGCAAGGGATTGGCCAACCGAGTGATGAAGTTTCTCGGGCATATTCCTCTCTTGAAGAAGTGGGCACAGCCTTTTGTTGAAAGTCATCGCGAGCAACTTGACACCATAGATCAACAGATAGCAGCTCTTCATAAGCAGAACCCCAAGACCTTTGTTTCGGCAGTTCTGTTGGAATTATCATGTCGCATTTGCTCGGCTTTAGAAATATTTTTCGTGCTATTGGTGCTCATGCCGAATGTTGATTTCTTGCAATGTGTGCTCATTCTTGCCTTTACAAGCCTCTTTGCTAACCTGCTTTTTTTCATTCCTCTGCAGCTTGGAGGACGCGAGGGTGGCTTTCTGATGTCGACAACAGCATTGGGTATATCAGCAAGTGCGGGTATCTTCGTAGCATTGATTGTAAGACTCCGCGAGTTGCTTTGGACGGGAATAGGCCTGCTACTCATCAAGTTTGGCAAACGAAATTAA
- a CDS encoding PdxA family protein, translated as MENKKIRVAITHGDTNGIGYELIFKAFSEPEMLELCTPIIYGSPKIASYHRKALDIQGNFSIINTADEAVENRINLLTCFDDDVKVEMGIVSPESGAAALKALDKAMTDYRDDAYDVLVNCPVEDSNIHIEGYKFTGISKYIETCLGEGNKASTLYISDNLRLMVAAERASVKDIANVLTKDLVKEKATLLFKTIRRDFNISNPRIAVLSLNPTAQGKEEQEIILPAIKEMEEDSVQAFGPYTAEEFFENGYYDQFDGILALYYDQGVPPLKALATESVVKFNANLPIIATEPDCHTRFDIAGQCIADASSLRHAIYTAIDIYRNRKRYDEPLQNPLPKLYREKHDDGEKVRFSIPKKKHE; from the coding sequence ATGGAAAATAAGAAAATTCGTGTGGCTATCACACATGGTGATACTAATGGTATCGGATATGAACTCATCTTTAAGGCTTTCTCTGAACCCGAGATGCTGGAGCTTTGCACGCCAATCATCTATGGTTCTCCCAAGATAGCATCTTATCATCGCAAGGCACTTGACATTCAAGGAAACTTCAGTATCATCAATACTGCCGATGAAGCAGTTGAAAACCGCATTAATCTGCTGACATGTTTCGACGATGATGTGAAAGTGGAGATGGGCATAGTGTCGCCTGAAAGCGGTGCTGCTGCATTGAAAGCACTTGATAAAGCCATGACCGATTATCGGGATGATGCCTATGATGTGCTCGTGAATTGTCCGGTGGAAGACAGCAATATTCACATTGAAGGCTACAAATTTACCGGCATCAGCAAGTATATTGAAACTTGTTTAGGCGAAGGAAACAAAGCTTCTACCCTTTATATCAGTGACAACCTGCGGCTGATGGTTGCGGCAGAAAGGGCTTCTGTAAAGGACATTGCAAATGTGTTGACCAAGGATTTAGTAAAAGAAAAGGCTACATTATTATTCAAAACCATTCGCCGCGACTTTAATATTTCCAATCCACGCATTGCTGTTTTATCCTTAAATCCTACGGCACAAGGCAAAGAAGAGCAAGAGATTATCTTGCCTGCAATTAAAGAAATGGAAGAGGACAGCGTGCAGGCATTCGGTCCTTACACTGCTGAAGAATTCTTTGAAAATGGTTATTACGACCAGTTTGACGGCATCTTGGCCCTATATTACGACCAGGGAGTGCCTCCATTAAAAGCCCTTGCTACGGAAAGTGTGGTAAAATTCAATGCCAACCTACCCATTATAGCCACTGAACCCGATTGCCATACTCGCTTTGATATTGCAGGTCAGTGCATAGCCGATGCTTCTTCACTGCGTCATGCCATTTATACAGCCATCGACATCTACCGCAACCGCAAGCGTTATGACGAGCCTTTGCAGAATCCTTTGCCTAAGCTTTACCGCGAAAAGCATGATGATGGGGAGAAAGTTCGCTTCTCTATACCAAAGAAAAAGCATGAATAA
- a CDS encoding DUF4837 family protein, with translation MSNKIIVFMLAAMLVFCGCNGRRKGMLGRLNHPYEDNPEMQERVRKLMGMSIELPADMRSSKQGKGFLWISNNATTGMKNVAIYKVTTADTLPLSVERFCQLHDSVMQINIKGETDSMFITTLKASVKGHFNPKKRRCRYEGLWEMQGDAMGGLFICNVYKRPEGEGLIFAEGFLYAPEISNKKTLLGQLNAILGSINIKNNNGK, from the coding sequence ATGAGCAATAAGATCATTGTCTTCATGTTGGCTGCAATGCTCGTGTTTTGTGGCTGCAACGGTCGGCGAAAGGGAATGCTCGGACGGCTCAACCACCCGTATGAAGACAATCCCGAGATGCAGGAACGAGTGCGCAAACTGATGGGAATGAGCATTGAATTGCCTGCTGACATGCGGTCGAGCAAACAAGGAAAAGGATTTCTATGGATATCCAACAATGCCACAACAGGCATGAAAAACGTAGCTATCTACAAAGTAACGACTGCCGACACACTGCCACTAAGCGTGGAACGTTTCTGTCAGTTGCACGACAGTGTGATGCAAATCAATATTAAAGGTGAAACCGATTCGATGTTCATCACAACGCTGAAGGCTTCTGTCAAGGGGCATTTCAACCCAAAGAAAAGGCGATGTCGCTATGAAGGACTATGGGAGATGCAGGGCGATGCCATGGGAGGGCTATTCATCTGCAACGTCTATAAGCGCCCTGAAGGAGAAGGACTCATCTTCGCAGAAGGCTTCCTCTATGCGCCCGAAATAAGCAATAAGAAAACTCTGCTCGGTCAGCTTAACGCCATACTGGGCTCTATAAATATAAAGAATAACAATGGAAAATAA
- the rlmN gene encoding 23S rRNA (adenine(2503)-C(2))-methyltransferase RlmN, translating into MISSKKALLGMTLNELKEACKQLGMPAFTGGQIAKWLYTHHVKHIDEMTNISKTNRAKLEEAYTIGCAEALEAQHSKDGTIKYLFPTASGKFVETVYIPENDRATLCVSCQVGCKMNCLFCQTGKQGFEGSLTTCDILNQIYSLPEVDKLTNIVFMGQGEPMDNLDNILRTTEILTADYGWAWSPKRITVSSVGVKNKLKRFIEESDCHVAISLHSPIAEQRAELMPAQKGMSIAEIVELLRNYDFSHQRRLSFEYIVFGGVNDSMTHARELVKLLKGLDCRINLIRFHQIPDVPLHGADEKRMEELRDYLTSHGIFTTIRASRGQDIFAACGLLSTSKKIGEIRHEQ; encoded by the coding sequence ATGATTTCTTCGAAGAAAGCACTTTTAGGCATGACCTTGAACGAGCTCAAGGAAGCCTGCAAGCAATTGGGAATGCCTGCCTTTACGGGCGGACAGATTGCAAAATGGCTATATACGCATCACGTGAAGCACATTGACGAGATGACAAATATATCCAAAACTAACCGTGCAAAATTAGAAGAAGCCTACACTATAGGTTGTGCAGAAGCTTTGGAAGCACAGCATTCCAAGGACGGAACCATCAAATATCTATTCCCCACAGCAAGCGGAAAGTTTGTAGAAACGGTGTATATCCCCGAGAATGACCGCGCCACTCTTTGCGTTTCGTGTCAGGTGGGCTGCAAAATGAACTGTCTTTTCTGTCAAACGGGAAAGCAAGGCTTTGAGGGAAGCCTGACAACTTGTGACATCTTGAACCAGATTTATTCGCTTCCCGAAGTGGATAAACTTACGAATATCGTGTTCATGGGACAGGGGGAGCCGATGGACAACCTTGACAACATTCTGCGAACAACGGAGATTCTCACGGCCGACTACGGCTGGGCATGGAGTCCGAAGCGCATAACGGTAAGCAGTGTCGGCGTTAAGAACAAGCTGAAACGCTTCATTGAAGAGAGCGATTGCCATGTAGCTATCAGTCTTCATTCGCCGATAGCCGAGCAAAGAGCCGAGCTTATGCCGGCCCAAAAGGGCATGAGTATTGCGGAAATCGTGGAACTTCTGCGCAATTATGACTTCTCCCACCAACGTCGTTTGTCGTTTGAATATATCGTCTTCGGAGGCGTAAACGACTCTATGACACATGCCCGTGAGCTTGTAAAACTGTTGAAAGGTCTTGACTGTCGCATCAATCTGATACGCTTCCACCAAATACCTGACGTGCCACTGCATGGTGCCGACGAGAAGAGAATGGAGGAATTGCGCGACTATCTGACATCACATGGCATCTTCACGACTATCCGTGCGAGTCGCGGACAAGATATCTTTGCAGCCTGCGGACTGCTTTCTACGTCGAAGAAAATCGGCGAAATCCGTCATGAGCAATAA